Proteins from a genomic interval of Pseudomonadota bacterium:
- the gcvH gene encoding glycine cleavage system protein GcvH, whose translation MSQIPEDVKYTTSHEWVRALSDGTVQVGISDHAQEALGDMVFVEVPEAGGAYPARAECAVVESVKAASDLYCPLSGEVVEVNTALEHEPEIINRDPYGEGWIFRLRPDNPADLERLLDADEYAAILAEEK comes from the coding sequence GACGTGAAGTACACCACGAGCCACGAATGGGTGCGGGCCTTGAGTGACGGCACGGTGCAGGTCGGGATCTCCGATCATGCACAGGAGGCGCTGGGCGACATGGTGTTCGTTGAGGTGCCCGAGGCGGGCGGGGCCTACCCGGCGCGGGCCGAGTGCGCCGTGGTAGAGTCGGTCAAGGCGGCGTCGGATCTCTATTGCCCATTATCGGGGGAGGTGGTCGAGGTCAACACGGCGCTGGAACACGAGCCCGAGATCATCAACCGCGATCCCTATGGCGAGGGCTGGATCTTTCGCCTGAGACCGGACAACCCCGCCGATCTCGAACGCCTCCTCGATGCGGACGAGTACGCGGCGATCCTGGCGGAAGAGAAATAG
- the tpx gene encoding thiol peroxidase translates to MATITLKGNPIHTSGSLPPIGSQAPDFVLVDAALNDVTLATYAGKKKLLNIVPSLDTPVCAMSTRRFSMAVNDHPQAVFLMVSADLPFAMSRFCKAEGTENVISLSLMRSRDFARDYGVLIDDGPLAGITARAVIVLDAADKVIYTQLVPEIAHEPDYDMALAALGG, encoded by the coding sequence ATGGCCACCATCACCTTGAAGGGCAATCCCATCCACACCAGCGGCAGCCTGCCGCCGATCGGTAGTCAGGCACCAGACTTTGTTCTGGTGGATGCCGCGCTCAATGACGTCACGCTCGCGACCTACGCCGGCAAGAAGAAGCTCCTCAACATCGTGCCGAGCCTCGATACCCCGGTGTGCGCGATGTCCACGCGGCGATTCAGCATGGCGGTGAATGACCATCCCCAGGCGGTCTTCCTCATGGTGTCCGCCGATCTGCCCTTCGCCATGAGCCGGTTCTGCAAGGCGGAGGGGACGGAAAACGTCATTTCTCTGTCGCTCATGCGCAGTCGGGATTTCGCCCGTGATTACGGGGTGCTGATCGACGACGGGCCGCTCGCGGGTATCACTGCTCGCGCCGTCATCGTCCTGGATGCCGCGGACAAGGTCATCTACACGCAGCTCGTGCCCGAGATCGCCCACGAGCCGGACTACGACATGGCGCTGGCCGCGCTGGGCGGATGA